Within the Medicago truncatula cultivar Jemalong A17 chromosome 4, MtrunA17r5.0-ANR, whole genome shotgun sequence genome, the region ATTTACCAATCCGATGATGAAAACTCTTTATACACGATGCAAGACTTATATCACTTGTAAAATTTACCATAGAACCGATCGATATTTAGTTGGATATTCGGAAGTAAGATGAGGCCATGAGggtaaaaaggaaaagagaataCTGAATGTTGTGGTCAGCAAAGTAGTCATAAAAGAGATTCTCATCCAAGAGTACGACATGTAACATTAATGCTAGAGAGAGAGGAAATGGACCGGGCGTGGGGTAAAGTCAAGTAATGGGGCTAAGAGGTACAGAGGAAAATGGCATTCCATTGGGTTGAATGAAAGCTTTACTTAAATACTCAGAAAGAGAAAGTGcacaaaacaactttttcttccCATGCATACACTGTAATATTAACAGGTTTGGATGGTAATCAGATTAGTTGCtatcaaatttcacttttttctgTTGACTCTGTATGCTTGTTTGGGCAATTCTATTAATTTccatttcttttcatttcattttcccATGGGATATTAGCAGGGTTCGTTTTCTCTATCAAGTTAACTTGACAATTTTTCTGTCTTCTGTTCACATTATTAATGTAGAACTTTTTACACTTGTGACTAACCAGTTCATACATCATTCATGTTTATGTAGTCATGTACTAATCAATTTCTTACTAGAAATGGTTTATTTGACAAATTAagtcatttttacatatttaggTTGTGTGAACACACCAATCACAATTTTGTGACAGCACAAAGTCAAGTACATTGGTGGTCATTCGATTATGATCATACGATATAAATTTCAAGTACATATCTTAATCAAATGATCAGCGATATAATTGTCTACgtaaaaacacaacaatgtGACTGCACACAATTTAAATCTATATGTTTAAAGAATATTGTGTCCCACATTATTATAGCCTAATAGTTGATTGTAAGGACGTTTTATGTAGGTGTCTGAGTTCGATTTTAGATTTCCACCCTTCTCCTTCCATTTGTGAGTGTGGCCACCAGGCCACTAATCTATAGAAAGAAATAATGACTACATGATATGTTTGGTCCTTTTTAGGTTTTGCTTTAgttcttttaagttattttttgtttgtttgatcctttaagttaCAAACGTTAAACACTTTAGactcttcaatttttttggtttcacacattttagtttcttaagtTACAAACGTTAGTCCGCCCAAACCCGTAAGTTACAAACATGACAGCTGTATCTTAAGGGATCGAAATTACCAAACTTTTGTCAGGAAGGGAACAAAGTAAGTAATATTTCTTACTTaatgaaccaaaaaatatttgaaggatTAAAATGTCCAACATTTGCAACTTAAaggtttgaaatgaaaaaaaaaaaaaaaaaaaaaaacttaaaaggccAAAAAGTAAATGATACAATTTTCATcgcttaaaaattaattatatatttaccATTTATTTGACTTCATGTAATATTTCTCACATAAATTTGGAATAAGGCTTGTTATGATAACCTCCCAAGCAATTTGTATAAGTTAAAAATAAGTTGAGCACAAGGAAAAAAATTACAGCAATTTGGATTTAGTTTATTTTGCAAAACAttgagaataaaataaaatttgtacaATTAGAGCTTCTCATCACATTGTCAAATTCCTCCCAGTGGCTGTCATTAAAAGCTGAAAATGTCTTGTACCTATGGAGCCATATTTTGTAGCAAAATTGTCCAGCAGATAGTGACAGGAATATAACATCCCCATCACACTGCAACCATAACAAAACAATTCCAACATATAACCGGCCAGACGGCCAATCCAACAACAAAGAAGCATATGTTATAAAGAATATTCTGTTTTACATTCTAATGTGacaaaaaacacacaaattaaTAATTAGCAACATTAGTATAAGATagttaatttgatgtttttaGATTAGTATAGAGAAATTtaacacaagaaaaaaaatgagtgaACAAAAAATTGTTCTAGTGACCGGTTGTGCCAAAGGTGGCATTGGCTATGAGTATTGCAAAGCATTTGCCGAGAAAAATTGTCGCGTCATAGCCTCTGACATCTCAAGTCGGATAAAAGACATGTCAGATTTTGAGTCAGATAACAACATAGAGACACTCGAACTTGACGTTTCATCTGATCAAAGCGCTACTTCAGCCGTGGACACTATTATATCAAAATACGGACGTATCGACATTCTAGTTAATAACGCCGGAATAGGTAGCACAGGTCCATTAGCCGAATTACCACTAGacactattagaaaaacattggAAATTAACACGTTGGGACAACTAAGAATGGTGCAACAAGTTGTGCCTCACATGGCTCTGAAAAAAAGTGGAACCATAGTTAATGTTGGAAGTGTAGTTGGGAATATTTCAACACCATGGGCAGGGTCATATTGTGCTAGTAAAAGTGCTATTCATGCAATGTCAAATAGTTTGCGGTTAGAATTGAAGCCATTTGGGATCAATGTTGTTTTGGTTATGCCTGGATCCATTAGATCAAATTTAGGGAAAGCTAATTTGGAGAAATTAAGTGATTATGATTGGAAGCTTTATAAGGATTTTAAGGAAGCTATATCGGAGAGAGCAAGAGCTTCTCAAGGTGGAAAAGCAACGGATGGTAGAGTTTTTGCTAGACATGTTgttaataaaattttggcaaataAACCACCTAAGCAAATTATTTTTGGTCACTTGACTGGTTTGTTTGCCTTGCTTTCTTGGTCTCCTCTTTGGGTTAgagacatgtttttctcatcACGTTTTGGCCTTGATAGAAAGGTTTGATTTGAGGATTTGTATGATCATTTTCTTTATGATCAAAATTCATGTTTATTCACTGTTTACTGTTTGAGTCaatgaaataatttatataCTGTTTTGTAATATGTGACTTGACAATATCTTGTTGCTATAGCTACTTATTGTGTTAGTATAAAAAATGGGGGTAAAATAGCATCATGCTAATGTTATAGTGAAGTTTTTATAATCCTACCAATGTAGATTACATATGATTTGATGAATAATATGTTGGATTTTAAGCTTAACATCACAAATCGATACTCATAGTTATTAATATTAGGAAGGTGATGATTGTTCAATTGCCTTAGCTTGAGATTTATTTacatgttttgtcaaaaaaaaagaaacaaagattTATTTAGACATTTTCCTATCTTTAATCTTTGAACTTTATAAGGTAAGACCTCTTTTGGtcctgaaaagaaaaagaaagaactaTTTAGACTTATGAACCGTATTTAGGCCATATTTCTAGTTAAAGTGAAACATACATTTTTCGCTATAGAAAACCTAATAGTAATAGATTGCTAGCTCcaaattgtgttttgtttttattgtgttaaCTCTCCGGTTCTGAGGGAAAGGGATCTTGATAATTTGAAGTTCAATCGGGAGGTGAGTAAAGTTTGAACAAGAATTGCTCTACATAGGAATTGAATCAggtttttttgaacaaatcctTTTTGAGgagttcattaaccacttgagttcAATTCTTTGATTAACAAAGAATCAGTGTCCGCCCCCGGGGCAGTGGTTAAGGAAgtcaaaagaagaaatatttaATGCAATGATTACACAACTTTGAATACATATATTATCCTTTTTAAGTTATTATTTAAGCATTTAATGTAAATATTACCATATTTGAGTTCTTACTTCTTAATCAATGTTCCGAGGGCACCAGGTAGCATGACCCTTATATTAATTAGCTAGTCCGCTATTGTTTACAAGAACATAATCACAAGGGAAAAAGCATGGTGAATGGAAAGAAAGCAAATTTGACCAAGGCAATGTATAAGAGctctttatttatctttaacaAAATGCTTCAATCTTGGGGCAAAATGTTAATTGGTCTCTACTCTCTAGTGCTTGTTGGGTGGATGTAGTCATGATTACCACAATCAAAAAGAGagtattttttctatttctcaACATTCCTCCTTGTCTGGTCCTGCGCTGTATCTTTTCTTTCACTGCTAAAAACTCCGTTTTCGATCTCTTTTATCATGCAAAATCATGCACTATAGAATTCCTGTCTCCACGAAACTGGTCACGCAAATTTGCATGTAAATTAATCAATCATTGTAATGATCAAATGGAatctatatatctatatatatttaaagTATCAATAGGGTTAAGTCTAACCATGCACAAGTGTTCAGAGAAATTTTGCGGGGGAATTTCGGGCATCCGATtttgataactttttttaatatatttgctATATTGTTAAATTTGCATTGTCCGATTTCAATTAAAGAGTCTAAAATGCATGACTGCGTGATTGCGTCGTTTTCAGAATGTAGGGAAACCGGGTTGCAAACATAGCCAGTACTGCATTGTAGTGGGATTAATAATTAACCAATTTGCTAAACGTATAGCAAGGACTGTACCAAAAATCCCTTCACATAAAGTAAGGTTGCTGAGGGTGAATTTTGGTTAACTGTCCCACATTCCCACTACATAGAAGAATGatagaataaattaaaattcacCTATCTTTATTAAGGGAACATCTATACTTGATCCAAAGTGTAtactttatttcatattttcttcttGCTCCATCAAAAAGTGGTTGGTCGTTACTTATTTGCATCACCAAAATGCTTATGATAAATTACATTAGCACATATACTTTTGATTATATTATTGTATCTTCAATTTTTACTTGGATAATTGGAACATGTTCTCTTTAGACCTCTGGTAAAATTTGTTCTCTATATTTCTATGGGAAACCAACCAAAAATCCCATGTTGGGATCAGTAAAATATGTCAAAGTGCTTTATTTATTATACAAGTTGAAGATGAGTCATGACAATTATAAACATTAGAAGAAATGAataattatagaaaaaaaatgaaatgaaagatTTAGTGATTATTTATCCACTTGTTAATTTCCCTATTGAAGAATGTTGATGACTTCACATATATATTACACTTTTTGTCTTGATGCAAATATTGACATCAATAAGGACCATCTCAAAAACTCATGTAATGTATTTTGCACCCaaatttttgaattattattcttttatccAAAACCTTCCTATTCTAGGTGCCTTGTGAATGGTATAGTCACCGAGTAGGATTGGGCCAGGTCAGATCATGTCACAtttcagaatttttattttatagtgtTTTTGTTCTGTATCCTACCCCCACACCACACTTTGACTCCAAAAAAGCACCCTTGACACTAAAGTCATGTGGGTACATTCCTTTAACCTCCTCAAACATGATCATTAACCttattttgtgatttaaaaaaagagttaaatatgtttttggttcctataaatatactaatttttcgttttagttcctctaaaattttccttcaacttttagttcctataaaattttcagtcactacttttagtccctatttttaagttatttttcatattttttaatgaaattgtgcagaaatgtgtagaatattgtaaaaaaaaaattcacaaaaaaagttagaattttttaacaaaacacaaatttaatatgaatttttaaccgtaaaaaatgtaaaaattcatattaaattcatgttatgttaaaaaaatctactttttttagggagagattattataatattatgaatttttctgcaaaattttattcaaaaatatgaattctacatatgagtttactttaaaagagggatcacaagtagtgattgaaaattttatagggattaaaagttgaaggaaaattttagagggactaaaacgaaaagttagtatatttatagggaccaaaaacatatttagcccttaaaaaaattaaccttgttttgttttttaataaaaaaatatgattttcaatTATACTTGATGAAGACATTGGtaaatttgtaatttgaaaTCTTAACAATCGTTATGTTTCTATGGAAACATTCTTTCTCGTGATATTTTAACTTAAAGGTGTTAATTGAAACTCCTCAACTTTCGATTTTCTTCTGATCTTTGCGCGAATGCAGTAGAAATAAACGAGTGATTGAGATTCTAccctaatatatttttttttacgggaCACACTAATAGTACTCGAACTTTATGTGTCACGTAATACACATGAACTACAATGTGCTAAGTGAGggtttaaaagttaaaactgtGGACTTCAAATAAACTGATGCAATATTACATAACATTATTGAAATTTAGCCTCAAAAACATACTGTTAGTTAACAGAATTGTGGTGACCCCATCTCTAAGAAAGTGACAAAAGTACAAAACAAAGACAATGCTTTAAAGATGGAGTACCATAGTTATACCTAATGGTAATTGTGTGTGTTCCTAATGAATATCCAAAAGGAGATACAAGCCCACACCGCATTAGCAGTGGAGAATGGTGTAGTACAAAGTTGGAATTACAGCCCCT harbors:
- the LOC11409323 gene encoding short-chain dehydrogenase PC-15 → MSEQKIVLVTGCAKGGIGYEYCKAFAEKNCRVIASDISSRIKDMSDFESDNNIETLELDVSSDQSATSAVDTIISKYGRIDILVNNAGIGSTGPLAELPLDTIRKTLEINTLGQLRMVQQVVPHMALKKSGTIVNVGSVVGNISTPWAGSYCASKSAIHAMSNSLRLELKPFGINVVLVMPGSIRSNLGKANLEKLSDYDWKLYKDFKEAISERARASQGGKATDGRVFARHVVNKILANKPPKQIIFGHLTGLFALLSWSPLWVRDMFFSSRFGLDRKV